The DNA segment TGTTTACCTTTCCCTTTAATCAGCGCGGCCAGAGGCTGTACCGGAAAAGGGGATTCCGGGAGGTCGGGATCTTCCGAAACCACGGAAAACTGGACGGCCGGTTCGTCGATGTGATGGCCATGGAAAAGTTGTTGTAAGCCGTTTGCGGAACACCATTGATGCTGGCTGCATCCAAGCGGGAAAACGGCATTTTGCCGGGCGATTTGCCACTCTGGGACGTTTGAGCCGCATCCTAACGGATGCGGCGAGATTGATGACAAACCCCCTGGCTCTTTTCGCAAGAAAAGCGCCAGGGGTTGCATGTTTATGGGAAATAAACAGATAAAGGAAATTAGATTTGGTAAATTAGGCGGATCACAAAGCCTTTTCCTCTCTTCGAGAGGAGCAAGGCCATTTTTTTGATGTTTTGAGCCACGGCAATAAGGAGGCATTGCTCTCTGACTTTGGCAAGCCCCCTGTAGCGTGCATAACGAAGCCCATGAAGTTCTTTGGCGTCAGCGAAGCTGCGCTCAATGGTCTGACTCCGTCGTTTATACAGTTGTTTGCCCCTTTCACTTAAACGGTTTTGA comes from the Planifilum fulgidum genome and includes:
- a CDS encoding transposase, translating into QNRLSERGKQLYKRRSQTIERSFADAKELHGLRYARYRGLAKVREQCLLIAVAQNIKKMALLLSKRGKGFVIRLIYQI